The Gloeomargarita lithophora Alchichica-D10 genomic sequence GGTGGGTTTGGGGTCGGTTTATCTGACACAACCGGCCAAGGAACATCCCCTATGGCAAGGATTGCCGGAGCGGTTTCTGGCTCTGCATTGGCATGGGCAGGAGGTGCAAACGTTACCGCCCCAGGGATTGCTGTTGGCTTCCTCGGATCACTGTCGGGTGCAAGCCTACGCAGTGGGGGCATCCGCCTTTGGGATACAGTTTCACTCGGAGGTGGAAGCCCATACGGTGGCGGATTGGAGCCAATTACCCGCCTACCGTTGTGCCTTAGAGCAAGGGTTGGGGGCGACGGCCTGTGAAACGTTGGCGCAGGCGGTGCAGGATGAATTGCCCGCCATGACTCCCATTGCCCGCCGGTTGTTTGATAATTTTTGTGCGATTGTTCAGGAGCGTTGGGCTTAACTGGGATTTTTCAGATAAGGTGCCAAAATTGGCCGCAATTTCTCTAGGGTCGCCGGGGGTACGTGATCCAAAGGGGTCATAATGGCATTTTTCAACGCTCGATGCGCCTTGGATGGCGGGGGTTGCTGGGCAATTTGGGTCACCGCTTGTTGAATCACCGCCTGGGCATTGGTGACATTTTTACGTAAATTTGCCACCACCATTTCCACCGATACACTGGCGTGATCCGGGTGCCAACAGTCATAATCGGTTGCCAAGGCCAAGGTGGCATAGGCAATTTCCGCTTCTCTGGCTAATTTCGCCTCCGGCAAATTGGTCATACCGATCACCGTAGCTCCCCAACTGCGGTACAGTTCCGATTCCGCCTTAGTAGAAAAAGCTGGCCCCTCCATACACACATAAGTCCCCTGGCGATGGACGGTAACATCCGGTAAATTTAATGTATTAATAGCATCAATCAACACCTGAGCGAGGGCGGGACAAACCGGATTTTCAAACGTAATATGGGCGACAATTCCTGCCCCAAAAAACGTAGAAATGCGATTGCGGGTGCGGTCAATGAACTGATCCACCACCACCAAATCCAGGGGTTTCACTTCCGAGCGCAGGGAACCCACCGCCGATACGGAAATCAGGTACTCTACCCCCAGGGTTTTCAGGGCATAGATATTCGCCCGGGCGGGCAATTCCGTTGGTAAAAGCTGGTGATGTCGCCCATGCCGTGCCAAAAACGCCACCGGCACCCCCGCCAACTCCCCCACCACTAGGGCATCGGACGGGTCACCAAACGGGGTGGGAATATGCTGTGCCACCGCCCCCGTCAGGGCAGGCATTTGGTACAAGCCACTCCCGCCAATCACCCCAATTTTGACCTGTGGTAATGCCATCACGCCGTCCCCTGAGCAGTTCCGTTTTAATGTATCACCCCTGCCCAAATTTTGGGGAACAACCCCCGGCGCTCCCCCGTCTCAAGTTTCAGTACAAATCACACAGACTTTGCAGGATTGAGAACATGGGATTAATGTTGCTACCAGTATTGCTGGGGCTGGTTTTGGCCGTGCCTGCCCTCAGCCCCGAATTAGTACAATCACCCAACGGTGAACCGGTGGTATTGGCGCAAGCCCAGTTGGACTTAACCCCGGAGCAACAGGCTCGTCTTGGGGAAATTCAAACCCAAGCGCAGGACCAGGCCAGCCAAATCCTCACCCCCGCCCAGCAGTCACAATGGACACCCGAAAGCCTCTGGCAAAATACCCAACACCTCAACCTTACTCAAACCCAGAAAGCCCAGATGACCGCCATTCGGATGCAGGTTTTGGGGCAAATGCACAGCGTTCTCACCCCCGCCCAGCGGCAACAGTGGCAGGCTCAGCGCTAATCCGGCAATGGGGGTCGCAGGGTTAGGTACAGGGCTGGCCCGACCAGCGGCAACGCCGACACCAGGGCAAACCAGGGGGCACGAACCACCCGGCGACGGGTCAGGTCATCCCCCAGCACCAAGGGGAACAAGACACTCAACAGGACAAAATCCAGGCTCATCACATGGATAAACCGGCTGGTTTGGAACGCCTGCCACCAATCCCCCCAACTGCCCTGGGAGAGGCCGTAACCCACAAACCCCACGCTTAACGTCAACCAAACCGCCCCCAGGACACGGCTATTCCACAGCCTTAGCACCCAGGGCACCGAGCCGCTCCATTGGGGAAACGGGCGGCGTAGGGCCAGGTAGGGCAACAGGGCAAACGCACCGAGGGCAAATGACCCCGCCACAAACGGCCAAGCCGGAATTTTCTGCCCCCGCCCATCCGTGAGTAAAACAGCGGCGTATATTCCCGGCCACACCCCCATCAGGTTAAACAAGGCGACAATCAGGGGGTTGATCCCCGCCACCTGAAACCGGATCAAACGTTGAATCAAATCCCAAGTTTCCGGTTGATCCGGCGGCGCCACGATCAACGCATACCCCACAAAACCCAACCAAGTGACCCACAGAAGCGCAGCGTTCATGTCGGCAATGACAGAAATTCAACACCGTTCCAAATTAGCATAGGGACACCTCTAAAAATAGGTCGCAGAGCCTAGCTCCGTCCCTGATTCTTTGAAATTTTTGTATCCTATGAATACCGCCCTTTACCCTGATGAAATAGGCTGTAACTGTGTGTATCTCATGACCTGTTCGCCGTGTTAAAACGCTTCTGTTGGTTGCTGGTGGTGGCTCTGGGGTGGCTCATCCTTGGGGTAGCTCCCGCCTTGGCCTTGGCACCGGATATTCAAGCCATCCAACAGCGGGGGGTACTGCGGGTCGCCATGCTGGGGCAGGACAATCCCCCTTTTTTTGCTGAAAATGCCCAAGGGCAATTGACCGGCGTGGATGTGGATTTAGCCCGGAATTTGGCAACTACCCTGGGGGTGAAAGCCGACTTTATCCGCACCGCCCAGACCTTTGACCAGGTGACCCAGTTGGTCTATAGCAACCAAGCAGACGTAGCGATTTCTAAACTCACCGTGACCTTGCCACGGGCTACCGAAGGTTTATTTTCCCAACCCTATTTGGTCATGCGGGATGCCCTGATCTTAAATCGTTTGCAGTTGGCCCAAAAGGGACTGCAAAACCAGGATGCGTTAGTGAGTTACATCCGGCAATTCTCTGGACGGTTGGGGGTGATTACCCAGACGGCACACACCCGCATTGCCCGCCGCCGGTTTCCCAAGGCGGAAATCATTGAATATCCCCGCTGGAGTGAGGTGGTAACAGCGGTGGAACAGGGGCAGGTTTTGGCCGCTTTTCGGGATGAATTGGAAGTCCGCCAGTTGGTATTAAGCCAACCCGAATTAGCCCTATATTTGAAAACGGCGGTTTTGAGTGATAGTCTGAATTTGCGGGCGGTACTTTTGCCGTGGAATAGTTACAATTTGCGGGATTTGGTGAATCAATATCTCACGTTAGAACCTGGTGTATTAACCATAGAAAAGTTATTGCAAGCACCTATAGCAATATGACACGAGTTACGAACGGAAATTCCGCAGAACCAAGGGCGGGGGATGCCCCCCTGCGACCGCTGTTCTAAATTCAAATAAGATTGCTATAGCTAGTTGTCATGGAATTGGGTTATCCCCGTACAATTTTTCGGTTTAGCGAGATAACTTTCTGCGGGGGCAAATAAATGGGCACCTCTATTAATTGAAAATTAGCGGTCGCAGGGGGGCACCCCCCGCCCTTGGTTCTCGGTAATCTCTGCATTCCAGCGATGAGATTTTTGGTTAGTTCAAATAAATAGAGATGTCCAAATAGCGGTGTCTTTGTGTTATCCTCAAAAACATCTATCGCATCCACAGGTAGAGTATGCGGCGGTTGGGCGGGGTGATATTGTTGCTGGCGGGAACGTTCTCCCTAGCGGGGCTGGCTGGGGCACAATCCCAGTTACCGGTGGTGGAATCGGCGGCGTTGGCAGTGGGGATGCAAGTCCCTTGGTCACAGCCGGTAAAGGTGAAAGACCCCTTTGAGGGGGAAAATTTGGGGGTGTTTGACCGCCATGAATTTAGTCGGGGGGACATTCCCCGGATGACGGTTTTGAGTTTGTGGCAGGCGAAAAGTGTGCGGTTTTTGGTGGGCTTGGGCACCCAATGTACCCGTGCTTATGTGGGTTATGTGTTTTATTTTCCGGTGGGGGGATGGAGTTGTGGGAACATTGATACTAGCCGCAAAATCAACGAAGCGGTGCTGAAAATTGGTGATACCACCTGGCCGTTGACCCAGGGGCAAAATAATACTTTTCCGATTGCCACAGATACCGCCACTGCCCTACAACAAGCCCCGGAAGCGAAGGTCTTGATCCGCCTGGTTACGGAAGCCGGGGAACTGATTGATAGCGAAATTGGGGTAAATACGGTACGGTCATGGAAGCAGATTTTTGCCGCAGCCCCCCTACCCCAGTAACCCCATGAGTGACCCACTGATTGCCAAATTGACCGCCAATATCGCCGCCGTATTTTTGGGTAAACCCCAGGTGGTACAACAGGTAGTAATGGCAGTCATCGCCGGGGGACATATCCTGATTGAGGACGTGCCGGGGGTGGGAAAAACCACCCTAACCCAAGCCATCGCCCGCAGTATTGGTGGCAAATTTCAGCGGATTCAATTCACCAGTGATTTATTGCCCGCCGATATTTTGGGGGTGACCATTTTTGACCGCAACCAAGCTAATTTTGAGTTTCGCCCCGGCCCGATTTTTGCCAATGTGGTTTTAGCCGATGAAATCAATCGCACTTCCCCCCGCACCCAGAGTGCTTTGCTAGAAGCGATGGCCGAGCAACGGGTTTCCTTGGATGACCAGACCTATAGCCTACCCAAACCCTTTATCGTGTTAGCTACCCAAAATCCCATCGAATATCATGGCACCTATCCTTTGCCGGAAAGTCAATTGGATCGGTTTTTGGTGCGTTTATCCATTGGTTATCCCGATAGTGCCATTGAAAAAAAATTGCTGATGTATCGGCAACAAAACGAACCGGTGGAGCAGTTAGCGGCGGTATTATCTTTGGAAGAATTGATCACCCTGCAAGCCCAGGTGGATCAGATCACTTTAGACGAGTCGCTGGTGGATTATATTTTGCAGGTGGTGACGGCGACCCGGACGGCGAAAATCCTGCGGGCGGGGGTGTCCACCCGGGGGGCTTTGGCACTGGTGCGGGCGGCGAAGGCACGGGCGTTGGTGCAGGGACGGGCCTACTGTGTGCCGGATGATGTGCTGGAATTACTGGTGCCGGTGTTGGCGCATCGCCTGTCTTTGGGGAATGTGGGGCAGGACATCCAGACCCACCGCCAGGAATCGGAGGCAATTTTGCGGGATTTAACGGCGGATATTCCCTTGCCGGTTTAATGCGCTTGGGGACGAGGCTGGCAACCCGTTGCCCCGGTCTGGATTTTTATAAATTTTTGCAATTTTATGGGGGCAAATTTCAATTTATAGACACCTCTAAAAATAAGTCCCAGGGGAAACGTCCCCGTAATTGGTTCTCGGTAATACCGTTATTCGAGCGAGATGACTTTCTGCGGGGGCAAATAAATAGAGGTGTCCTAGTACAAGATGTCCTATTGACAAATCAGCACAAATTCAGTTCTATTAGAATTAAATCCATAAAAAATTAATTATGTCCTGGCAAAGATTCTGGTGTGGGCTTTGCATTCAAGGGTTGTCGGTTCTAGCATGGGCGGTGGCGGCGGAAGCGATGCCCCAGCGTTTGAAGGGTGGTTCGGT encodes the following:
- a CDS encoding type 1 glutamine amidotransferase, whose product is MKFLVVKHVVVEGLGAFAPWCEQAGIGLDFVEWERGDTLPDAKNYQAVWVMGGPMNVADEAEYPWLVQEKHWIRRVVQDLQIPYMGVCLGAQLLASALGGAVGAMSAPEVGLGSVYLTQPAKEHPLWQGLPERFLALHWHGQEVQTLPPQGLLLASSDHCRVQAYAVGASAFGIQFHSEVEAHTVADWSQLPAYRCALEQGLGATACETLAQAVQDELPAMTPIARRLFDNFCAIVQERWA
- a CDS encoding S-methyl-5'-thioadenosine phosphorylase encodes the protein MALPQVKIGVIGGSGLYQMPALTGAVAQHIPTPFGDPSDALVVGELAGVPVAFLARHGRHHQLLPTELPARANIYALKTLGVEYLISVSAVGSLRSEVKPLDLVVVDQFIDRTRNRISTFFGAGIVAHITFENPVCPALAQVLIDAINTLNLPDVTVHRQGTYVCMEGPAFSTKAESELYRSWGATVIGMTNLPEAKLAREAEIAYATLALATDYDCWHPDHASVSVEMVVANLRKNVTNAQAVIQQAVTQIAQQPPPSKAHRALKNAIMTPLDHVPPATLEKLRPILAPYLKNPS
- a CDS encoding DUF2834 domain-containing protein; translated protein: MNAALLWVTWLGFVGYALIVAPPDQPETWDLIQRLIRFQVAGINPLIVALFNLMGVWPGIYAAVLLTDGRGQKIPAWPFVAGSFALGAFALLPYLALRRPFPQWSGSVPWVLRLWNSRVLGAVWLTLSVGFVGYGLSQGSWGDWWQAFQTSRFIHVMSLDFVLLSVLFPLVLGDDLTRRRVVRAPWFALVSALPLVGPALYLTLRPPLPD
- a CDS encoding substrate-binding periplasmic protein; the protein is MLKRFCWLLVVALGWLILGVAPALALAPDIQAIQQRGVLRVAMLGQDNPPFFAENAQGQLTGVDVDLARNLATTLGVKADFIRTAQTFDQVTQLVYSNQADVAISKLTVTLPRATEGLFSQPYLVMRDALILNRLQLAQKGLQNQDALVSYIRQFSGRLGVITQTAHTRIARRRFPKAEIIEYPRWSEVVTAVEQGQVLAAFRDELEVRQLVLSQPELALYLKTAVLSDSLNLRAVLLPWNSYNLRDLVNQYLTLEPGVLTIEKLLQAPIAI
- a CDS encoding AAA family ATPase, which translates into the protein MSDPLIAKLTANIAAVFLGKPQVVQQVVMAVIAGGHILIEDVPGVGKTTLTQAIARSIGGKFQRIQFTSDLLPADILGVTIFDRNQANFEFRPGPIFANVVLADEINRTSPRTQSALLEAMAEQRVSLDDQTYSLPKPFIVLATQNPIEYHGTYPLPESQLDRFLVRLSIGYPDSAIEKKLLMYRQQNEPVEQLAAVLSLEELITLQAQVDQITLDESLVDYILQVVTATRTAKILRAGVSTRGALALVRAAKARALVQGRAYCVPDDVLELLVPVLAHRLSLGNVGQDIQTHRQESEAILRDLTADIPLPV